One genomic window of Corythoichthys intestinalis isolate RoL2023-P3 chromosome 18, ASM3026506v1, whole genome shotgun sequence includes the following:
- the brwd3 gene encoding bromodomain and WD repeat-containing protein 3 isoform X1: MAETRCSQLECELYYLIARFLQSGPCQKSAKILVEELEEYELIPQRWTWDGNKYKRTFQDWMILNEHIPADYMLRVCKRIGPLIEKEIPSSVSGVQTLLGLGRQSLLRTTKSCSHKVCSGSAVAALHRGRPPEPPVNNGFSTNVVSIMGARQTTGTVRFGQAVPSSTYQHMKIHKRILGHLSAVYCVAFDRTGRRIFTGSDDCLVKIWATDDGRLLATLRGHAAEICDMAVNYENSLLASASCDKIIRVWCLRTCAPITVLQAHAASITSIQFCPSARGATRYLASTGADGMVCFWKWHPVTMKFNDQPVKFVERSRPGVQVSSCSFSGGGMFMVTGGSDHMVRVYFLGSENPMKVTELDAHTDKVVVVQFCNNSDSLRFVSGSRDGTARIWHYQHQEWKSIALDMAARLPGSSVVSGDDKTKLVVTMVAWDRLDHTVFTAVSNYQLKVWNSTTGELLHILSGHDDEVFVLEAHPFDSRIMLSAGHDGNVYIWDLNKGVKIRNFFNMIEGQGHGAIYDCKFSADGQHFACTDSHAHLLIFGFGCSTPYEKIPEQMFFHTDYRPLIRDANNYVLDEQTQQAPHLMPPPFLVDVDGNPHPMHYQRLVPGRENCKDDQLIPQLGYMTNNEGELVEQVLGQQTAENGESILDNLIRELQNQQDENQNVEIQVDEIEGEPAQAVASSPNVGPRRSGQVDGMWQMQNSALRSQVATERDLLAWSRRVVVNELPQGMFTVMEETRLAKSDKECSLYNAERRKRPVICLPKVETLTTRLRCLRPTKKKQQRHAYETRSAQVRRPRNRSGQEHASNSHSDSEREQGTEQGEASGASSESEAQWQSESSCSDSSSEYSDWTADAGINLQPPKRSTRKPVQPSGYSSSDEEEDDDKARDEKKKEREEKKKKPKETKQKPTTSLGGLDAEAWLPPSWIMETIPHRSPFVPQMGDELVYFKQGHQAYVRAVRRAKAYTINPQKQPWNKLQLRDQESVKVVGIKYEVGPPTLCCLKLAFLDPFSGKMTNDSFSLKYHDMPDVIDFLVLQQFYNEANNHNWQPGMRFRSIIDDAWWFGLVEDQEPLQLDYPDSLFQCFAVKWDNGEQEKLSPWDMEPIPEEALLPDQVGGGVAVAEEELEALLYKPQEGEWGAHTRDEECQRIVRGIDQLLTLDVAKPFASPVNLEQYPLYCTVVAYPTDISTIHKRLENHFYRRISALMWEVRYIEHNARTFNEPQSPIVAAAKVVTDVLLHYIGDQSCTDILNLYHKLKYEVSSGEDEAVDVDVDSDTPGTSSGHRERNSKLRGVVLDPRAWRGQCRELLRKMISSHDSQPFRQPVDLFEYPDYRDIIDTPMDLGTVSETLLAGNYENPMEFAKDVRLIFSNSKAYTPNKKSQIYTMTLSLSAFFEKRIISIISDHKSAIQNERRARQRENYRNRLHNGGSSPTASSKKKHKSDRESKSRKSQTSVKNHSTTRHKAQHSRSVAQDEDEDDVGASSPSSGTSCKNRNQPRHRTKRSQATPTKKSELCVSGIWPQRRGISEQLHGEGGAPQSDDDDESGSRSSSSESSTESSPSSSSSSSSSSDSESGSDGEAEKYVEGGDHDYSKAPSLSLRISLKDKMIITGKRKHEGGEDAKTVKKVRAPQPVEEDEEEEEEEEDEEEEEEEEEEEEEEVKLEKPIQLGNMRLETQEEDEEEEEELEEEEEEEEESDEQEEDEESESTTARYEPRRVNTRRQGRRTVAYPDESDDDLINLGRSRSGRVRRMTEKARVSHLMGWGH, from the exons ATGGCGGAAACACGCTGTTCGCAGCTCGAATGCG AACTATATTACCTCATCGCCAGGTTTCTGCAATCTGGCCCTTGTCAAAAATCAGCAAAG ATTCTGGTCGAGGAGCTGGAGGAGTATGAG TTGATTCCACAACGATGGACGTGGGACGGAAATAAATATAAACGGACCTTCCAAGATTGG ATGATTTTGAATGAGCACATTCCCGCGGACTATATGCTGCGTGTATGCAAGCGAATCGGCCCACTTATAGAGAAGGAGATCCCATCCAGTGTTTCCGGAGTCCAAACACTCCTCGGCTTGGGTAGACAGTCGTTGCTTCGAACTACCAAAA GCTGTAGTCATAAAGTATGCAGCGGCTCAGCTGTTGCTGCCCTCCACAGAGGACGTCCACCAGAACCTCCAGTAAACAATGGATTTTCCACCAATGTTG TATCCATCATGGGTGCTCGGCAGACCACTGGCACAGTTCGTTTTGGCCAGGCAGTGCCATCTTCGACCTACCAGCACATGAAGATACACAAGCGTATCCTGGGCCACCTTTCCGCAGTCTACTGTGTAGCATTTGACCGGACCGGCCGACGAATATTTACA ggttCAGATGACTGTCTTGTGAAAATCTGGGCCACGGATGACGGCCGGCTCCTCGCGACGCTCCGCGGGCACGCGGCAgaaatatgcgatatggccgtcaACTACGAGAACTCTCTCCTAGCCTCGGCTAGCTGCGACAAAATCATCAGAGTGTGGTGCCTTCGGACATGTGCGCCCATAACCGTGCTGCAAGCGCATGCTGCTTCAATCACATCGATTCAG TTCTGCCCTTCAGCCAGGGGTGCGACACGCTACCTAGCTTCGACAGGGGCAGATGGCATGGTGTGTTTCTGGAAGTGGCATCCCGTCACCATGAAATTCAA TGATCAGCCAGTTAAATTTGTCGAGCGGTCACGTCCTGGAGTGCAGGTTTCTAGTTGCTCATTCAGTGGTG GTGGCATGTTCATGGTTACGGGTGGAAGTGATCATATGGTTAGGGTTTACTTCCTCGGTTCTGAAAACCCTATGAAAGTCACTGAGTTGGATGCTCATACG GACAAGGTAGTGGTTGTCCAGTTTTGCAATAATAGTGACAG CCTCAGGTTTGTGAGTGGGAGTCGCGATGGCACAGCAAGGATTTGGCATTACCAACATCAAGAGTGGAAGAGCATCGCTTTAGACATGGCTGCCAGGCTCCCAGG GAGTTCTGTTGTCAGTGGTGATGATAAAACCAAACTGGTGGTGACAATGGTGGCTTGGGACCGCCTAGATCATACCGTCTTCACAGCCGTGTCAAACTATCAGCTAAAAGTGTGGAACTCCACCACGGGAGAGCTGCTGCACATTTTATCT GGTCATGACGACGAGGTGTTTGTTTTGGAGGCGCATCCGTTTGACTCTCGCATCATGTTGTCCGCGGGCCACGACggtaatgtttacatttgggatCTCAACAAGGGAGTGAAGATTCGCAATTTCTTCAACATG attgAAGGTCAAGGTCACGGTGCCATTTACGACTGCAAGTTCTCAGCTGATGGCCAGCATTTTGCCTGCACCGACTCACACGCTCATTTGCTCATTTTTGGCTTTGGCTGTAGCACGCCGTATGAGAAG ATTCCCGAACAGATGTTCTTTCACACGGATTACCGCCCTCTAATCCGAGACGCCAATAACTACGTCCTGGACGAGCAAACGCAGCAGGCCCCGCACCTCATGCCTCCGCCCTTCCTCGTCGACGTCGACGGGAATCCGCACCCTATGCACTATCAGCGCCTGGTACCGGGAAGGGAGAATTGCAAGGACGATCAGCTAATACCTCAACTAGGATACATGACCAACA ATGAAGGAGAGTTGGTTGAGCAGGTTCTTGGCCAGCAAACTGCAGAAAATGGCGAAAGCATTCTGGACAACCTCATCAGGGAGTTGCAGAACCAGCAGGATGAGAATCAGAATGTGGAAATCCAGGTTGATGAAATAGAAG GTGAGCCAGCACAAGCTGTAGCTTCTTCTCCAAATGTGGGTCCTCGAAGAAGTGGACAAGTGGACGGCATGTGGCAAATGCAGAATAGTGCCCTGCGTAGTCAAGTGGCCACAGAGAGAGACTTGTTGGCCTGGAGCCGCAGGGTGGTGGTCAATGAATTGCCACAAGGAATGTTTAC TGTTATGGAGGAAACCAGACTAGCAAAAAGTGATAAAGAATGTTCTCTCTACAATGCCGAGAGGAGAAAGAGACCAGTAATTTGTTTACCTAAG GTGGAAACCCTGACCACACGCCTGCGCTGCTTGCGGCCTACAAAGAAAAAGCAGCAGCGTCACGCGTATGAGACTCGCTCGGCACAAGTACGCCGTCCACGGAACCGTAGCGGTCAGGAACACGCCTCCAACAGCCACTCCGACAGTGAAAGAGAA CAGGGAACAGAGCAGGGGGAAGCCAGCGGTGCATCCTCTGAGAGTGAAGCTCAATGGCAGAGTGAGAGCAGCTGCAG CGACTCCTCCAGCGAGTACTCTGATTGGACCGCCGATGCCGGGATAAACCTGCAGCCCCCAAAGCGATCCACCAGAAAGCCCGTCCAGCCCTCTGGTTACAGCAGCTCTGACGAGGAGGAAGACGATGACAAGGCAAGGGACGAAAAGAAAAAGGAACgcgaagaaaagaagaaaaagccCAAAGAGACCAAACAG AAACCCACAACGTCTCTGGGCGGACTTGACGCGGAGGCATGGCTGCCACCTTCATGGATCATGGAGACCATCCCGCATCGATCACCGTTTGTCCCGCAAATGGGCGATGAG CTGGTCTACTTCAAACAGGGCCATCAGGCCTACGTCCGAGCGGTCCGGCGGGCCAAAGCCTACACCATCAACCCTCAGAAACAACCGTGGAATAAACTCCAACTCAGG GACCAGGAATCTGTGAAGGTCGTCGGAATTAAGTATGAAGTGGGACCGCCCACACTCTGCTGCTTAAAACTGGCTTTCCTAGATCCATTCTCAGGGAAGATGACCAATGACTCCTTCTCCTTAAA GTACCACGACATGCCAGATGTCATAGATTTTCTAGTACTGCAACAGTTCTACAATGAGGCCAACAACCACAACTGGCAGCCGG GTATGAGATTCCGCAGCATCATTGATGATGCTTGGTGGTTCGGATTGGTGGAAGACCAGGAACCTTTGCAGTTGGACTATCCAGACAGTCTTTTTCAGTGTTTTGCAGTCAA GTGGGACAATGGTGAGCAGGAGAAATTGAGCCCTTGGGACATGGAACCTATTCCTGAAGAAG CTTTATTACCCGACCAGGTGGGCGGCGGCGTCGCGGTGGCGGAGGAGGAGCTCGAAGCGCTTCTCTACAAGCCTCAGGAAGGCGAGTGGGGAGCGCATACACGAGACGAAGAGTGCCAGAGAATTGTCCGTGGCATTGATCAGCTGCTTACACTtg ATGTGGCAAAGCCGTTTGCTTCGCCTGTAAATCTGGAACAGTACCCTCTGTACTGCACTGTGGTGGCCTACCCCACCGACATCAGCACCATTCACAAACGCTTGGAGAATCATTTTTACAG ACGGATCTCCGCGCTCATGTGGGAGGTGCGCTACATTGAACATAACGCCCGCACGTTCAATGAACCCCAGAGCCCCATTGTCGCTGCGGCCAAAGTGGTGACGGACGTCCTCCTCCACTACATCGG AGACCAAAGCTGCACAGACATCTTGAATCTTTATCATAAACTGAAATATGAGGTCAGCAGTGGAGAAGATGAG GCAGTAGACGTTGATGTGGACTCTGACACTCCGGGGACATCATCAGGACATCGG GAACGCAATTCAAAGCTACGCGGGGTGGTTTTGGACCCGAGAGCCTGGCGAGGCCAATGTCGAGAGCTGCTCCGTAAAATGATCTCCTCGCACGATTCTCAGCCATTCAGGCAGCCCGTCGATCTCTTCGAGTACCCG GACTACCGAGACATCATCGACACCCCAATGGATCTGGGTACCGTTTCGGAGACGCTGCTCGCCGGAAATTACGAGAACCCGATGGAGTTTGCCAAAGATGTCCGCCTTATTTTCAGCAACTCTAAAGCGTACACGCCAAACAAGAAATCCCAG ATCTACACGATGACCCTCAGCTTGTCGGCCTTTTTTGAAAAGCGCATCATCTCCATCATATCCGACCACAAGTCGGCCATTCAGAATGAGCGACGGGCTCGTCAAAGGGAGAACTACAGGAACAGGTTGCACAACGGAGGCAGCTCCCCAACTGCGAG CTCCAAAAAGAAGCACAAGTCCGACAGGGAGTCTAAGTCCAGAAAATCTCAGACCTCAGTGAAGAATCACTCGACCACACGACATAAAG CTCAGCATAGCCGAAGTGTAGCACAAGATGAGGACGAAGACGACGTCGGGGCTTCTTCTCCGAGTTCAGGGACAAGCTGCAAAAACAGAAACCAGCCTCGACATCGCACGAAGCGCAGCCAAGCAACTCCGACCAAGAAGTCAG aactgtgtGTATCAGGAATCTGGCCGCAGCGGAGAGGAATATCCGAGCAGCTCCACGGTGAAGGCGGCGCGCCTCAgtccgacgacgacgacgaaTCGGGCTCCCGCAGCTCCTCGTCCGAGTCGTCCACCGAGTCCTCGCCgtcgtcctcctcctcctcttcctcctcctccgacAGCGAAAGCGGTTCGGACGGCGAGGCGGAGAAGTACGTGGAGGGAGGAGATCACGACTACAGCAAAGCCCCCAGCCTGTCGCTGCGGATCTCTCTGAAGGATAAGATGATCATCACGGGGAAGAGAAAACACGAAGGAGGAGAGGACGCCAAAACCGTCAAAAAAGTAAGAGCGCCGCAGCCCGTGGAGGAGGacgaggaagaagaagaagaggaggaggatgaggaagaggaggaggaggaagaagaagaggaggaggaggaggtcaAATTAGAGAAGCCCATTCAACTGGGAAATATGAGACTTGAAACGCAGGAGGAggatgaagaagaagaagaagagctggaagaagaagaagaagaggaagaaGAATCGGACGAGCAGGAGGAAGACGAGGAAAGCGAGTCGACGACTGCCCGCTACGAACCTCGCCGGGTGAACACTCGCCGTCAGGGACGGAGGACGGTCGCGTACCCGGACGAGTCGGACGACGACCTCATCAACTTGGGAAGGTCGCGCTCGGGACGCGTACGCCGCATGACGGAGAAAGCTCGCGTCAGCCACCTCATGGGATGGGGCCACTGA
- the brwd3 gene encoding bromodomain and WD repeat-containing protein 3 isoform X2: MAETRCSQLECELYYLIARFLQSGPCQKSAKILVEELEEYELIPQRWTWDGNKYKRTFQDWMILNEHIPADYMLRVCKRIGPLIEKEIPSSVSGVQTLLGLGRQSLLRTTKSCSHKVCSGSAVAALHRGRPPEPPVNNGFSTNVVSIMGARQTTGTVRFGQAVPSSTYQHMKIHKRILGHLSAVYCVAFDRTGRRIFTGSDDCLVKIWATDDGRLLATLRGHAAEICDMAVNYENSLLASASCDKIIRVWCLRTCAPITVLQAHAASITSIQFCPSARGATRYLASTGADGMVCFWKWHPVTMKFNDQPVKFVERSRPGVQVSSCSFSGGGMFMVTGGSDHMVRVYFLGSENPMKVTELDAHTDKVVVVQFCNNSDSLRFVSGSRDGTARIWHYQHQEWKSIALDMAARLPGSSVVSGDDKTKLVVTMVAWDRLDHTVFTAVSNYQLKVWNSTTGELLHILSGHDDEVFVLEAHPFDSRIMLSAGHDGNVYIWDLNKGVKIRNFFNMIEGQGHGAIYDCKFSADGQHFACTDSHAHLLIFGFGCSTPYEKIPEQMFFHTDYRPLIRDANNYVLDEQTQQAPHLMPPPFLVDVDGNPHPMHYQRLVPGRENCKDDQLIPQLGYMTNNEGELVEQVLGQQTAENGESILDNLIRELQNQQDENQNVEIQVDEIEGEPAQAVASSPNVGPRRSGQVDGMWQMQNSALRSQVATERDLLAWSRRVVVNELPQGMFTVMEETRLAKSDKECSLYNAERRKRPVICLPKVETLTTRLRCLRPTKKKQQRHAYETRSAQVRRPRNRSGQEHASNSHSDSEREQGTEQGEASGASSESEAQWQSESSCSDSSSEYSDWTADAGINLQPPKRSTRKPVQPSGYSSSDEEEDDDKARDEKKKEREEKKKKPKETKQKPTTSLGGLDAEAWLPPSWIMETIPHRSPFVPQMGDELVYFKQGHQAYVRAVRRAKAYTINPQKQPWNKLQLRDQESVKVVGIKYEVGPPTLCCLKLAFLDPFSGKMTNDSFSLKYHDMPDVIDFLVLQQFYNEANNHNWQPGMRFRSIIDDAWWFGLVEDQEPLQLDYPDSLFQCFAVKWDNGEQEKLSPWDMEPIPEEALLPDQVGGGVAVAEEELEALLYKPQEGEWGAHTRDEECQRIVRGIDQLLTLDVAKPFASPVNLEQYPLYCTVVAYPTDISTIHKRLENHFYRRISALMWEVRYIEHNARTFNEPQSPIVAAAKVVTDVLLHYIGDQSCTDILNLYHKLKYEVSSGEDEAVDVDVDSDTPGTSSGHRERNSKLRGVVLDPRAWRGQCRELLRKMISSHDSQPFRQPVDLFEYPDYRDIIDTPMDLGTVSETLLAGNYENPMEFAKDVRLIFSNSKAYTPNKKSQIYTMTLSLSAFFEKRIISIISDHKSAIQNERRARQRENYRNRLHNGGSSPTASSKKKHKSDRESKSRKSQTSVKNHSTTRHKAQHSRSVAQDEDEDDVGASSPSSGTSCKNRNQPRHRTKRSQATPTKKSGIWPQRRGISEQLHGEGGAPQSDDDDESGSRSSSSESSTESSPSSSSSSSSSSDSESGSDGEAEKYVEGGDHDYSKAPSLSLRISLKDKMIITGKRKHEGGEDAKTVKKVRAPQPVEEDEEEEEEEEDEEEEEEEEEEEEEEVKLEKPIQLGNMRLETQEEDEEEEEELEEEEEEEEESDEQEEDEESESTTARYEPRRVNTRRQGRRTVAYPDESDDDLINLGRSRSGRVRRMTEKARVSHLMGWGH, from the exons ATGGCGGAAACACGCTGTTCGCAGCTCGAATGCG AACTATATTACCTCATCGCCAGGTTTCTGCAATCTGGCCCTTGTCAAAAATCAGCAAAG ATTCTGGTCGAGGAGCTGGAGGAGTATGAG TTGATTCCACAACGATGGACGTGGGACGGAAATAAATATAAACGGACCTTCCAAGATTGG ATGATTTTGAATGAGCACATTCCCGCGGACTATATGCTGCGTGTATGCAAGCGAATCGGCCCACTTATAGAGAAGGAGATCCCATCCAGTGTTTCCGGAGTCCAAACACTCCTCGGCTTGGGTAGACAGTCGTTGCTTCGAACTACCAAAA GCTGTAGTCATAAAGTATGCAGCGGCTCAGCTGTTGCTGCCCTCCACAGAGGACGTCCACCAGAACCTCCAGTAAACAATGGATTTTCCACCAATGTTG TATCCATCATGGGTGCTCGGCAGACCACTGGCACAGTTCGTTTTGGCCAGGCAGTGCCATCTTCGACCTACCAGCACATGAAGATACACAAGCGTATCCTGGGCCACCTTTCCGCAGTCTACTGTGTAGCATTTGACCGGACCGGCCGACGAATATTTACA ggttCAGATGACTGTCTTGTGAAAATCTGGGCCACGGATGACGGCCGGCTCCTCGCGACGCTCCGCGGGCACGCGGCAgaaatatgcgatatggccgtcaACTACGAGAACTCTCTCCTAGCCTCGGCTAGCTGCGACAAAATCATCAGAGTGTGGTGCCTTCGGACATGTGCGCCCATAACCGTGCTGCAAGCGCATGCTGCTTCAATCACATCGATTCAG TTCTGCCCTTCAGCCAGGGGTGCGACACGCTACCTAGCTTCGACAGGGGCAGATGGCATGGTGTGTTTCTGGAAGTGGCATCCCGTCACCATGAAATTCAA TGATCAGCCAGTTAAATTTGTCGAGCGGTCACGTCCTGGAGTGCAGGTTTCTAGTTGCTCATTCAGTGGTG GTGGCATGTTCATGGTTACGGGTGGAAGTGATCATATGGTTAGGGTTTACTTCCTCGGTTCTGAAAACCCTATGAAAGTCACTGAGTTGGATGCTCATACG GACAAGGTAGTGGTTGTCCAGTTTTGCAATAATAGTGACAG CCTCAGGTTTGTGAGTGGGAGTCGCGATGGCACAGCAAGGATTTGGCATTACCAACATCAAGAGTGGAAGAGCATCGCTTTAGACATGGCTGCCAGGCTCCCAGG GAGTTCTGTTGTCAGTGGTGATGATAAAACCAAACTGGTGGTGACAATGGTGGCTTGGGACCGCCTAGATCATACCGTCTTCACAGCCGTGTCAAACTATCAGCTAAAAGTGTGGAACTCCACCACGGGAGAGCTGCTGCACATTTTATCT GGTCATGACGACGAGGTGTTTGTTTTGGAGGCGCATCCGTTTGACTCTCGCATCATGTTGTCCGCGGGCCACGACggtaatgtttacatttgggatCTCAACAAGGGAGTGAAGATTCGCAATTTCTTCAACATG attgAAGGTCAAGGTCACGGTGCCATTTACGACTGCAAGTTCTCAGCTGATGGCCAGCATTTTGCCTGCACCGACTCACACGCTCATTTGCTCATTTTTGGCTTTGGCTGTAGCACGCCGTATGAGAAG ATTCCCGAACAGATGTTCTTTCACACGGATTACCGCCCTCTAATCCGAGACGCCAATAACTACGTCCTGGACGAGCAAACGCAGCAGGCCCCGCACCTCATGCCTCCGCCCTTCCTCGTCGACGTCGACGGGAATCCGCACCCTATGCACTATCAGCGCCTGGTACCGGGAAGGGAGAATTGCAAGGACGATCAGCTAATACCTCAACTAGGATACATGACCAACA ATGAAGGAGAGTTGGTTGAGCAGGTTCTTGGCCAGCAAACTGCAGAAAATGGCGAAAGCATTCTGGACAACCTCATCAGGGAGTTGCAGAACCAGCAGGATGAGAATCAGAATGTGGAAATCCAGGTTGATGAAATAGAAG GTGAGCCAGCACAAGCTGTAGCTTCTTCTCCAAATGTGGGTCCTCGAAGAAGTGGACAAGTGGACGGCATGTGGCAAATGCAGAATAGTGCCCTGCGTAGTCAAGTGGCCACAGAGAGAGACTTGTTGGCCTGGAGCCGCAGGGTGGTGGTCAATGAATTGCCACAAGGAATGTTTAC TGTTATGGAGGAAACCAGACTAGCAAAAAGTGATAAAGAATGTTCTCTCTACAATGCCGAGAGGAGAAAGAGACCAGTAATTTGTTTACCTAAG GTGGAAACCCTGACCACACGCCTGCGCTGCTTGCGGCCTACAAAGAAAAAGCAGCAGCGTCACGCGTATGAGACTCGCTCGGCACAAGTACGCCGTCCACGGAACCGTAGCGGTCAGGAACACGCCTCCAACAGCCACTCCGACAGTGAAAGAGAA CAGGGAACAGAGCAGGGGGAAGCCAGCGGTGCATCCTCTGAGAGTGAAGCTCAATGGCAGAGTGAGAGCAGCTGCAG CGACTCCTCCAGCGAGTACTCTGATTGGACCGCCGATGCCGGGATAAACCTGCAGCCCCCAAAGCGATCCACCAGAAAGCCCGTCCAGCCCTCTGGTTACAGCAGCTCTGACGAGGAGGAAGACGATGACAAGGCAAGGGACGAAAAGAAAAAGGAACgcgaagaaaagaagaaaaagccCAAAGAGACCAAACAG AAACCCACAACGTCTCTGGGCGGACTTGACGCGGAGGCATGGCTGCCACCTTCATGGATCATGGAGACCATCCCGCATCGATCACCGTTTGTCCCGCAAATGGGCGATGAG CTGGTCTACTTCAAACAGGGCCATCAGGCCTACGTCCGAGCGGTCCGGCGGGCCAAAGCCTACACCATCAACCCTCAGAAACAACCGTGGAATAAACTCCAACTCAGG GACCAGGAATCTGTGAAGGTCGTCGGAATTAAGTATGAAGTGGGACCGCCCACACTCTGCTGCTTAAAACTGGCTTTCCTAGATCCATTCTCAGGGAAGATGACCAATGACTCCTTCTCCTTAAA GTACCACGACATGCCAGATGTCATAGATTTTCTAGTACTGCAACAGTTCTACAATGAGGCCAACAACCACAACTGGCAGCCGG GTATGAGATTCCGCAGCATCATTGATGATGCTTGGTGGTTCGGATTGGTGGAAGACCAGGAACCTTTGCAGTTGGACTATCCAGACAGTCTTTTTCAGTGTTTTGCAGTCAA GTGGGACAATGGTGAGCAGGAGAAATTGAGCCCTTGGGACATGGAACCTATTCCTGAAGAAG CTTTATTACCCGACCAGGTGGGCGGCGGCGTCGCGGTGGCGGAGGAGGAGCTCGAAGCGCTTCTCTACAAGCCTCAGGAAGGCGAGTGGGGAGCGCATACACGAGACGAAGAGTGCCAGAGAATTGTCCGTGGCATTGATCAGCTGCTTACACTtg ATGTGGCAAAGCCGTTTGCTTCGCCTGTAAATCTGGAACAGTACCCTCTGTACTGCACTGTGGTGGCCTACCCCACCGACATCAGCACCATTCACAAACGCTTGGAGAATCATTTTTACAG ACGGATCTCCGCGCTCATGTGGGAGGTGCGCTACATTGAACATAACGCCCGCACGTTCAATGAACCCCAGAGCCCCATTGTCGCTGCGGCCAAAGTGGTGACGGACGTCCTCCTCCACTACATCGG AGACCAAAGCTGCACAGACATCTTGAATCTTTATCATAAACTGAAATATGAGGTCAGCAGTGGAGAAGATGAG GCAGTAGACGTTGATGTGGACTCTGACACTCCGGGGACATCATCAGGACATCGG GAACGCAATTCAAAGCTACGCGGGGTGGTTTTGGACCCGAGAGCCTGGCGAGGCCAATGTCGAGAGCTGCTCCGTAAAATGATCTCCTCGCACGATTCTCAGCCATTCAGGCAGCCCGTCGATCTCTTCGAGTACCCG GACTACCGAGACATCATCGACACCCCAATGGATCTGGGTACCGTTTCGGAGACGCTGCTCGCCGGAAATTACGAGAACCCGATGGAGTTTGCCAAAGATGTCCGCCTTATTTTCAGCAACTCTAAAGCGTACACGCCAAACAAGAAATCCCAG ATCTACACGATGACCCTCAGCTTGTCGGCCTTTTTTGAAAAGCGCATCATCTCCATCATATCCGACCACAAGTCGGCCATTCAGAATGAGCGACGGGCTCGTCAAAGGGAGAACTACAGGAACAGGTTGCACAACGGAGGCAGCTCCCCAACTGCGAG CTCCAAAAAGAAGCACAAGTCCGACAGGGAGTCTAAGTCCAGAAAATCTCAGACCTCAGTGAAGAATCACTCGACCACACGACATAAAG CTCAGCATAGCCGAAGTGTAGCACAAGATGAGGACGAAGACGACGTCGGGGCTTCTTCTCCGAGTTCAGGGACAAGCTGCAAAAACAGAAACCAGCCTCGACATCGCACGAAGCGCAGCCAAGCAACTCCGACCAAGAAGTCAG GAATCTGGCCGCAGCGGAGAGGAATATCCGAGCAGCTCCACGGTGAAGGCGGCGCGCCTCAgtccgacgacgacgacgaaTCGGGCTCCCGCAGCTCCTCGTCCGAGTCGTCCACCGAGTCCTCGCCgtcgtcctcctcctcctcttcctcctcctccgacAGCGAAAGCGGTTCGGACGGCGAGGCGGAGAAGTACGTGGAGGGAGGAGATCACGACTACAGCAAAGCCCCCAGCCTGTCGCTGCGGATCTCTCTGAAGGATAAGATGATCATCACGGGGAAGAGAAAACACGAAGGAGGAGAGGACGCCAAAACCGTCAAAAAAGTAAGAGCGCCGCAGCCCGTGGAGGAGGacgaggaagaagaagaagaggaggaggatgaggaagaggaggaggaggaagaagaagaggaggaggaggaggtcaAATTAGAGAAGCCCATTCAACTGGGAAATATGAGACTTGAAACGCAGGAGGAggatgaagaagaagaagaagagctggaagaagaagaagaagaggaagaaGAATCGGACGAGCAGGAGGAAGACGAGGAAAGCGAGTCGACGACTGCCCGCTACGAACCTCGCCGGGTGAACACTCGCCGTCAGGGACGGAGGACGGTCGCGTACCCGGACGAGTCGGACGACGACCTCATCAACTTGGGAAGGTCGCGCTCGGGACGCGTACGCCGCATGACGGAGAAAGCTCGCGTCAGCCACCTCATGGGATGGGGCCACTGA